One Bacillota bacterium genomic region harbors:
- the fabF gene encoding beta-ketoacyl-ACP synthase II, translating into MTERVVVTGLGVVTPIGIGREAFFDGLRTSRNGIGRVTRFDPSPFRTQMAGEVRDFVATDYMTEREAHRLARFTQFAVAAARLALTDAGLTVDGSNRDRVGVVMGCGIGGLEVLEEQVGALQAEGPRRVSPFFIPMMIPNMASGQVAIFTGARGPNITVSTACAAATNALGEAFRVIQRGDADVVLAGGAEAAITPAGFAGFCALRAMSRRNDEPEKACRPFDRGRDGFVMGEGSVVLVLERLDHALRRGADPYAEMVGYGASDDAHHIVEPDPEGKGALLAMQRALVDAGLSPADVDYINAHGTSTPLNDRCETMAIKELFGPLAPKVAISSTKSMTGHLLGAAGGVGAAACLFAISTGLIPATINYEDPDPECDLDYVPNVARKGQVDVAMCNSFGFGGHNGVLVLKRFDA; encoded by the coding sequence ATGACTGAGCGAGTGGTGGTGACGGGCCTGGGCGTGGTCACCCCCATCGGGATAGGCCGTGAAGCGTTTTTCGATGGCCTGAGGACGTCACGGAACGGTATCGGAAGGGTGACGAGGTTCGACCCTTCTCCTTTCAGGACGCAGATGGCAGGCGAGGTGCGCGACTTCGTCGCCACCGATTACATGACGGAGCGCGAGGCTCACCGACTGGCCAGGTTCACGCAGTTTGCCGTGGCGGCTGCGCGATTGGCTCTGACCGATGCCGGGCTCACCGTCGACGGCTCCAACCGGGACCGCGTCGGCGTTGTGATGGGATGCGGCATCGGCGGCCTGGAGGTGCTCGAGGAGCAAGTAGGGGCGCTGCAGGCTGAGGGGCCTCGGAGAGTGAGTCCGTTCTTCATCCCGATGATGATCCCGAACATGGCTTCGGGGCAGGTGGCGATATTCACCGGCGCCAGAGGCCCCAACATCACCGTTTCGACCGCGTGCGCGGCGGCCACTAACGCCCTCGGCGAAGCGTTCCGGGTGATTCAGAGGGGTGACGCAGACGTCGTGTTGGCAGGGGGCGCCGAAGCTGCGATCACGCCCGCGGGGTTTGCCGGGTTCTGCGCGTTGCGAGCCATGTCTCGCCGGAACGATGAGCCCGAGAAGGCCTGTCGGCCGTTTGACAGGGGACGCGACGGATTCGTAATGGGAGAAGGCAGCGTCGTGTTGGTCCTGGAGCGGCTCGATCATGCGCTTAGGCGTGGGGCGGACCCTTATGCCGAGATGGTCGGGTACGGCGCGAGCGATGATGCGCACCACATAGTCGAGCCAGACCCCGAGGGCAAGGGTGCTCTGCTCGCGATGCAGAGGGCGCTTGTCGACGCGGGGCTCTCTCCGGCCGATGTCGACTACATCAATGCCCACGGCACTTCGACGCCCCTGAACGACAGGTGTGAGACGATGGCCATAAAGGAGTTGTTCGGTCCCCTGGCGCCAAAGGTGGCGATAAGTTCGACCAAGTCGATGACAGGTCACCTCCTCGGGGCGGCGGGGGGCGTAGGCGCGGCCGCGTGCCTGTTCGCCATCTCCACCGGGTTGATCCCTGCTACCATCAATTACGAGGACCCGGACCCCGAGTGCGATCTGGACTACGTGCCAAACGTGGCGCGCAAGGGGCAGGTGGACGTGGCCATGTGCAACTCCTTTGGGTTTGGAGGGCACAACGGGGTACTCGTCTTGAAGAGGTTCGACGCGTAA
- a CDS encoding phosphopantetheine-binding protein, whose product MGEVSPKAEAIFEKVKRIIVREAKVDESLVTWDATMNDLYADSATRMSIGDELDREFDLGTLDVEIAEDTTVQDIVEFILERVGDEE is encoded by the coding sequence ATGGGTGAGGTGAGTCCGAAAGCGGAGGCGATTTTCGAGAAGGTCAAAAGGATCATCGTTCGCGAGGCGAAGGTCGACGAATCGTTGGTGACGTGGGACGCCACGATGAACGACCTGTACGCCGACTCTGCCACGAGGATGAGCATCGGCGATGAACTTGACCGGGAATTCGACCTCGGGACCCTTGACGTGGAGATCGCGGAAGACACGACGGTTCAGGACATCGTCGAGTTCATTCTGGAGAGGGTTGGCGACGAGGAGTAA
- the fabG gene encoding 3-oxoacyl-[acyl-carrier-protein] reductase produces MRLAGKVAVVTGASGGIGRACVEAMAREGASVAVVAGRNLAAAEDLARKIEEMGRQAIALACDVSSSDDVELACERICERFSRIDILVNNAGIRRDNFLIRMTDAEWEEVMRVNLSGVFNFTRAVGKRMFRQRHGRIINISSVAGVTGNAGQANYSAAKAGVIGLTKAAARELAMRGVTVNAIAPGLIDVGMAASLKDDVKARLLAGVPLGRPGTAEEVAAACVFLASDEAGYITGQVLCVDGGMAM; encoded by the coding sequence ATGAGGCTGGCGGGCAAAGTCGCCGTTGTGACGGGAGCGTCTGGTGGGATAGGACGGGCTTGTGTGGAGGCGATGGCACGCGAAGGAGCCTCGGTAGCAGTGGTGGCCGGGCGCAATCTTGCCGCCGCCGAGGATCTCGCCCGGAAGATCGAGGAGATGGGCAGGCAGGCCATTGCCCTCGCGTGTGACGTGTCGTCATCCGACGATGTGGAACTGGCCTGCGAGCGCATCTGCGAGCGGTTCTCCCGCATAGACATCCTCGTCAACAATGCCGGGATACGGCGGGACAACTTTCTCATCAGGATGACCGACGCCGAGTGGGAGGAAGTGATGCGCGTAAACCTCTCCGGAGTGTTCAATTTCACCCGAGCCGTGGGGAAGAGGATGTTTAGGCAGCGCCACGGGAGGATAATAAACATCTCGTCTGTGGCCGGTGTCACGGGGAACGCCGGGCAGGCCAACTACTCCGCGGCCAAGGCGGGCGTAATAGGCCTCACGAAGGCCGCAGCCCGCGAACTGGCCATGAGAGGTGTGACGGTGAACGCCATCGCGCCCGGGCTCATAGACGTCGGCATGGCTGCCTCTCTGAAGGACGACGTGAAGGCGAGGCTGCTTGCCGGCGTGCCGCTGGGCCGCCCGGGCACGGCTGAGGAAGTGGCAGCCGCGTGCGTCTTCCTGGCGTCGGACGAAGCGGGCTACATAACCGGCCAGGTCCTCTGCGTGGACGGAGGCATGGCGATGTGA
- the fabD gene encoding ACP S-malonyltransferase translates to MNRIALVFPGQGAQYVGMGKELASRYAEARQVFEEADDALGFRLSELCFQGSAEDLALTQNTQPAVLTVSVAVFRVLESMGMQPSIVAGHSLGEYSALVAAGCLGFSQAVRLVRRRGELMQAAVPPGVGAMAAIVGLGRIDVVRCCEDARNSGAGDVNAANFNAPDQVVISGETGAVRVAGELCSRAGARRVIPLRVSGPFHSKLMTSASSAFEAELRGVDLGTPAVPVVCNVTGRASCDADELREMLVKQMSSPVLWEESVRYMWETGARAFVEAGPGKTLTGLVRRIVPEAQAVAAEASAPMEDALEFIKGVR, encoded by the coding sequence GTGAATAGGATAGCCCTCGTGTTTCCCGGGCAGGGCGCACAATACGTGGGAATGGGTAAGGAGCTGGCATCACGGTACGCCGAGGCTAGGCAGGTGTTCGAGGAGGCAGACGATGCTCTTGGTTTCCGCCTGTCCGAACTGTGCTTTCAGGGATCCGCTGAGGATCTCGCCCTCACTCAGAACACCCAACCCGCTGTGCTCACGGTGAGCGTGGCCGTCTTCAGGGTGCTGGAATCCATGGGGATGCAGCCGAGCATCGTCGCCGGCCACAGTCTCGGAGAGTACTCGGCGCTCGTCGCGGCCGGTTGTCTTGGGTTCAGCCAGGCAGTCCGGCTCGTGAGGAGGCGCGGAGAGTTGATGCAGGCCGCCGTGCCGCCGGGCGTGGGGGCGATGGCCGCCATCGTCGGCCTGGGGCGCATTGACGTCGTGCGCTGTTGTGAAGATGCCCGCAATTCGGGCGCGGGCGACGTGAACGCGGCGAATTTCAACGCGCCGGATCAGGTGGTTATCTCCGGCGAAACAGGCGCGGTGAGGGTGGCCGGCGAGTTGTGTTCCCGCGCAGGGGCGCGGCGCGTCATCCCGCTCAGGGTGAGCGGGCCGTTTCATTCGAAGCTGATGACCAGCGCTTCTTCGGCGTTCGAGGCCGAACTCAGGGGTGTGGACTTGGGAACGCCGGCCGTGCCTGTTGTGTGCAACGTGACCGGACGGGCGTCGTGCGACGCGGACGAGTTGCGGGAGATGCTTGTGAAACAGATGTCCTCTCCCGTCCTCTGGGAGGAGTCTGTCAGGTACATGTGGGAGACAGGGGCGCGGGCATTCGTGGAGGCCGGTCCGGGAAAGACGCTCACGGGCCTGGTCAGGCGCATCGTGCCGGAGGCACAAGCTGTGGCGGCGGAGGCGTCGGCCCCTATGGAAGATGCGCTTGAATTCATCAAGGGGGTCCGGTAA
- a CDS encoding ketoacyl-ACP synthase III — MEASAKTVRGAGIAGTGAAVPETVLTNFHLEKMVDTSDAWIVERTGIRERRIASDGEVTSDLAARAARLALEDAGVPAKDVDLVIVATVTPDMPFPSCACVVQGKIGASQAAAFDIGAGCTGFVYALSVAHSLVAAGTYDNVLVIGAETLSRIVNWKDRNTCVLFGDGAGAVLVRPLERSDGVIACTLGADGTRGDLLTLPGGGSAHPASRDTLEEGLHYIHMQGNQVYRFAVRVMVDATREVIAKAGLTEDDVDLVIPHQANQRLLDLAAERLGTPEKVYSNVARFGNTSAASIPIALDEASRSGKLKQGARVLLVAFGAGLTWGAAILRWCKGEFGE, encoded by the coding sequence TTGGAAGCTAGCGCGAAGACCGTCCGCGGGGCCGGCATCGCGGGAACAGGCGCCGCAGTGCCAGAGACAGTCCTGACCAACTTCCATCTCGAGAAGATGGTAGACACAAGCGACGCCTGGATAGTTGAGCGCACGGGGATCAGAGAGAGACGCATCGCGAGCGATGGCGAGGTCACCTCGGACCTCGCGGCGCGGGCCGCCAGACTTGCGCTCGAGGACGCCGGGGTGCCAGCCAAGGACGTAGATCTCGTGATAGTCGCCACCGTGACCCCGGACATGCCGTTCCCGTCGTGCGCGTGCGTCGTTCAGGGCAAGATCGGCGCCTCTCAGGCGGCGGCGTTCGACATCGGGGCGGGCTGCACTGGGTTCGTATACGCACTCTCAGTCGCCCACAGCCTGGTGGCGGCGGGGACTTATGACAACGTCTTGGTCATTGGCGCCGAGACCCTCTCGAGGATCGTGAACTGGAAAGATCGTAACACGTGTGTGCTCTTCGGCGACGGCGCGGGGGCGGTCCTCGTGAGGCCGCTCGAGCGCAGCGACGGGGTCATCGCCTGTACGCTTGGCGCGGACGGCACGCGGGGCGACCTGCTCACGCTCCCAGGAGGGGGGTCGGCCCACCCGGCGTCCCGGGATACGCTGGAGGAAGGCCTTCACTACATTCACATGCAGGGCAACCAGGTTTATAGGTTCGCCGTGAGGGTGATGGTGGACGCGACCCGAGAAGTGATCGCCAAGGCAGGGCTTACTGAGGACGACGTGGACTTGGTCATCCCTCACCAGGCGAACCAGAGGCTCCTCGATCTCGCGGCGGAGCGACTTGGGACTCCCGAGAAAGTGTACTCCAACGTGGCGAGGTTTGGGAACACGTCCGCAGCCTCCATTCCGATAGCGTTGGACGAAGCGTCAAGGAGTGGCAAGCTCAAGCAGGGCGCCCGCGTCCTGTTGGTCGCCTTCGGGGCGGGCCTCACTTGGGGGGCTGCCATCCTCCGCTGGTGCAAGGGTGAGTTCGGTGAATAG
- the plsX gene encoding phosphate acyltransferase PlsX — protein MRIALDAMGGDFAPDETVAGAVLASKELDVDVVLVGDREAIERRLAALGGAKGSSISVVHAGGVISMDEHHPVEALRKTRDASVLVAADLVGRGEASAMVSAGNTGAAMVSAIMRQKRIRGVDRPAIATVFPTTVGYCLLIDAGANSECRPHHILTFAQMGAAYAKSVMGIPRPRVALLSNGEEETKGTELVVAAHALLSKADLGFVGNIEGKDIPFGRADVVVTDGFTGNVALKLAEGVGEAIVSMLKASINKSVVYKIGALLARPALKSLAKRMDYSEYGGALLLGVNGVTVIAHGRSKAKAIANAIRAAKSACDGGVVNSIAEMVSAGGYEGGNEVGS, from the coding sequence ATGAGGATCGCCCTTGACGCGATGGGAGGCGACTTCGCCCCGGATGAGACGGTGGCCGGCGCCGTGCTGGCCTCGAAAGAGCTTGACGTGGACGTCGTGCTCGTCGGCGACAGAGAGGCCATTGAGAGGAGACTGGCGGCGCTCGGAGGCGCGAAAGGGTCTTCGATTTCGGTGGTCCATGCGGGCGGTGTGATCTCCATGGACGAGCACCATCCCGTCGAGGCGCTCCGGAAAACCCGCGATGCATCGGTGCTGGTCGCTGCGGACCTCGTCGGGAGGGGCGAGGCTTCAGCTATGGTGTCAGCGGGCAACACGGGAGCGGCCATGGTGTCCGCCATCATGAGACAGAAGCGGATACGGGGTGTGGATAGGCCTGCGATAGCCACGGTGTTTCCTACCACGGTTGGGTACTGCCTCCTCATCGACGCGGGGGCCAACTCTGAGTGCAGGCCCCATCATATCTTGACCTTCGCCCAGATGGGCGCGGCGTACGCCAAGAGCGTCATGGGGATACCGAGGCCAAGAGTCGCTCTCCTGAGCAATGGTGAAGAGGAGACCAAAGGCACGGAACTCGTGGTCGCCGCTCACGCGCTCCTCTCCAAAGCGGACCTTGGCTTCGTCGGCAACATCGAGGGCAAGGACATCCCATTTGGCAGGGCGGATGTGGTGGTGACCGACGGGTTCACGGGGAACGTCGCCCTCAAGCTGGCGGAAGGCGTGGGCGAGGCCATCGTAAGCATGTTGAAGGCCTCCATCAACAAGAGCGTGGTGTACAAGATCGGAGCCTTGCTGGCAAGGCCTGCTCTCAAGTCCCTCGCCAAGCGCATGGACTACTCGGAGTATGGGGGAGCCCTGCTGTTGGGCGTGAACGGCGTGACCGTGATAGCACACGGACGCTCGAAGGCGAAGGCGATTGCGAACGCAATTCGCGCCGCGAAGTCGGCGTGCGACGGGGGAGTAGTGAATTCCATAGCGGAAATGGTCTCGGCCGGGGGATACGAAGGAGGAAACGAAGTTGGAAGCTAG
- the fapR gene encoding transcription factor FapR: protein MGAKPSKSERHERLRAMLEGDPFVTDRELAKKLGVSVQTIRLDRLELGIPESRERTRRVAEEATKNVRSVMTGEVIGDLVHVVLGQEGVSILEPTADMAFRRTGVVRGHHIFAQANSLAVALVDAEVALTGTANVRFLRPVRAGDRLVAKARVTERVGRRYHVNVVSRVADEDVFRGEFVVFALDSSPGEGTTKGSCEGGKLDEDRP, encoded by the coding sequence TTGGGCGCGAAACCATCCAAGTCCGAGCGTCATGAGCGCCTTCGAGCGATGCTCGAGGGGGATCCCTTCGTTACCGACAGGGAGCTTGCGAAGAAACTGGGCGTCAGCGTGCAGACGATCCGTCTCGACAGACTGGAACTGGGGATCCCCGAATCGCGTGAACGCACGAGAAGAGTGGCGGAGGAAGCCACAAAGAACGTGCGGTCGGTGATGACGGGGGAGGTCATAGGGGACCTTGTGCACGTGGTGCTGGGGCAAGAGGGCGTTTCGATCCTCGAGCCAACGGCCGACATGGCTTTCAGGCGGACGGGCGTCGTAAGGGGACACCATATCTTCGCACAGGCCAACTCGCTCGCTGTCGCGCTCGTGGACGCGGAAGTCGCCCTGACGGGCACCGCGAACGTAAGGTTCCTGCGACCTGTCAGGGCCGGTGATAGGCTAGTGGCGAAAGCTCGAGTCACGGAAAGGGTGGGTCGGAGGTACCACGTGAACGTGGTCTCGAGAGTCGCTGACGAGGACGTGTTCAGAGGCGAGTTCGTTGTGTTTGCGCTGGATTCCTCGCCTGGGGAGGGCACGACCAAGGGAAGTTGTGAGGGGGGTAAGTTGGATGAGGATCGCCCTTGA
- the rpmF gene encoding 50S ribosomal protein L32 produces the protein MANPKGKFGKSRTRKRRATWKIDPPAFAKCPKCHAVRMPHRVCPECGYYDGREVVEVEEEKRKRKEA, from the coding sequence ATGGCCAACCCAAAGGGCAAGTTCGGGAAATCCAGGACTAGGAAACGCCGCGCGACATGGAAGATCGATCCGCCGGCGTTCGCGAAGTGTCCGAAATGCCACGCCGTGAGAATGCCTCACCGGGTATGCCCTGAATGCGGATACTACGATGGGCGTGAGGTCGTGGAGGTCGAAGAGGAAAAGAGGAAGAGAAAGGAAGCGTAG
- a CDS encoding DUF177 domain-containing protein, which translates to MWIDVSTIKDTKGASIDVELREPIGSLAAAGREVGVRAPVEVKARVTNTGHGVLWVQGKARARLAVTCDRCLAPFELEVVSDFEQRCVRGRDDGHPARSSEDDGRTNDVCEYRGDLVDIGPGVRESLALAIPIKLVCGDECKGLCPSCGKNLNDGPCDCTARSYDVRLAALADLDLRRSTRN; encoded by the coding sequence GTGTGGATCGATGTGTCGACGATAAAGGACACGAAGGGCGCCAGCATCGACGTGGAGCTGCGAGAGCCCATCGGAAGCTTGGCCGCGGCAGGCAGGGAAGTAGGGGTCCGAGCTCCTGTTGAGGTGAAAGCGAGAGTCACCAATACCGGGCACGGCGTCCTGTGGGTCCAGGGCAAGGCAAGAGCCAGGCTCGCGGTCACGTGTGACAGGTGTCTAGCTCCGTTCGAGCTCGAGGTGGTGTCTGATTTCGAGCAACGGTGCGTCAGGGGGCGCGATGATGGACACCCGGCTCGTTCTTCCGAGGATGACGGTCGGACGAACGACGTGTGTGAGTATCGAGGCGATCTCGTCGATATCGGGCCTGGAGTGAGAGAGAGCCTTGCGCTCGCGATACCCATCAAGCTTGTTTGCGGCGACGAGTGCAAGGGACTGTGCCCGTCGTGCGGGAAGAACCTCAACGACGGTCCGTGCGATTGCACTGCAAGGTCTTACGACGTTCGTTTGGCAGCCTTGGCGGACCTCGATCTTCGCAGGTCGACACGCAACTGA
- a CDS encoding peptidoglycan-binding protein, with protein MSEVTLGRGRVRVVAVILIVLFVCTCPSTVSAHSRVLRRGMTGEDVVLLQEGLAALGIYSGECDGVFGEVTQRAVEDFQREQGLQVDGVVGASTWDRFEAKLGEGRVRTYRVTQGDSLWAIAERFGVDVQDLVRTNDIRDPSRIAVGQELRIPNVEDSPSRGGRGPVEILHWDEVKGVFRSDATVIDVRTGLAFRVRRRGGHLHADAEPASAEDTAIMKRAFGGRWSWDRRPIVVEVAGRRIAASMNGMPHGGETVGDNGFPGHFCIHFLGSKLHGSGKEDPAHQACVRQAAAGG; from the coding sequence TTGAGTGAGGTTACGCTGGGACGTGGACGCGTGCGTGTGGTTGCAGTCATCCTCATCGTCCTCTTTGTGTGTACATGCCCTTCGACGGTGAGCGCGCATTCCCGCGTGCTCAGACGGGGCATGACGGGGGAGGACGTCGTTCTGTTGCAGGAGGGACTCGCGGCTCTCGGCATCTACAGCGGCGAGTGTGACGGGGTGTTCGGCGAGGTCACACAGCGCGCGGTGGAGGACTTCCAACGCGAGCAGGGGCTGCAAGTGGACGGCGTGGTGGGCGCGTCCACCTGGGACCGGTTTGAGGCCAAGCTCGGTGAGGGGCGCGTGAGGACCTACAGAGTGACCCAGGGCGACAGCCTATGGGCCATTGCCGAAAGGTTCGGCGTCGACGTGCAGGATCTTGTGCGCACCAACGACATTCGCGATCCCTCCAGAATCGCGGTCGGCCAGGAGCTTCGAATTCCCAACGTGGAGGACTCTCCGTCGAGGGGCGGGCGCGGGCCCGTTGAGATCCTCCACTGGGACGAGGTGAAAGGCGTTTTCCGGTCGGATGCTACGGTGATAGACGTCCGCACGGGGCTTGCGTTTCGTGTGAGGCGGAGGGGCGGACATCTTCATGCCGACGCGGAACCGGCCAGTGCCGAGGACACTGCGATCATGAAGAGAGCATTCGGAGGCAGGTGGAGCTGGGACCGACGTCCCATTGTGGTGGAGGTGGCCGGGAGGCGGATCGCGGCCTCCATGAACGGGATGCCGCATGGTGGTGAGACGGTCGGAGACAACGGGTTCCCAGGGCACTTCTGCATCCACTTCCTCGGAAGCAAGCTGCACGGCTCCGGCAAGGAGGATCCCGCTCACCAGGCGTGCGTGCGGCAGGCTGCCGCGGGCGGGTGA
- a CDS encoding PDZ domain-containing protein has protein sequence MSGRRASVAVALAGALLVGWGAHLHLARTYVVVSPGPAEKLSEMVKVEGGSRDAKGAFLLTAVTSGPAGLLSLVNAAVSPVVDLVPRSREIPPGLDSRKYLKIMESLMRESEVIAGAVALRKLGIEVVVETAVRVEEVLRESPSEGLLREGDVILAVDGRPVKTADEAVRRIGARKPGTPVDLTVRRDGQVEELTIRTVPHPENRARAAVGILVSASITQDLPLAITINPRDIKGSSAGLMFALEILDQLDPRDLTSGHVIAGTGTIDLAGVVGPVGGVKQKVAAAMRAGAQYFLVPFENLEEAKTAATSLEVIAVDDVDDALRALEEIAGRGNGASGE, from the coding sequence GTGAGCGGGAGGCGGGCCTCGGTCGCAGTCGCACTCGCGGGTGCCCTCTTGGTCGGATGGGGAGCTCACCTTCATCTGGCCCGGACCTATGTGGTCGTCTCTCCGGGACCTGCGGAGAAGTTGTCGGAGATGGTCAAGGTGGAAGGGGGGAGCCGGGACGCGAAGGGCGCATTCCTGCTCACAGCTGTCACCAGCGGTCCGGCGGGTCTCCTGTCTCTCGTGAACGCCGCAGTGTCCCCCGTCGTGGACCTGGTGCCTCGCAGCCGCGAGATTCCACCTGGCCTCGACAGCCGCAAGTACCTCAAGATAATGGAGAGCTTGATGAGGGAAAGCGAGGTGATCGCGGGAGCGGTCGCCCTTCGAAAGCTGGGAATCGAGGTGGTCGTGGAAACCGCGGTGAGGGTGGAAGAAGTATTGAGGGAAAGTCCGTCGGAAGGCTTGCTCAGAGAAGGGGACGTCATTTTGGCCGTCGACGGCAGGCCCGTGAAGACCGCAGACGAAGCCGTAAGGAGGATAGGCGCGCGCAAGCCGGGAACGCCGGTAGACCTCACCGTGAGAAGAGATGGGCAGGTAGAAGAGCTCACGATACGAACGGTCCCACACCCCGAGAACCGGGCGCGGGCGGCAGTGGGGATATTGGTCAGCGCCAGCATCACTCAGGATCTACCTTTGGCGATCACCATCAACCCTCGTGACATAAAGGGGTCATCCGCAGGCCTCATGTTCGCCCTTGAGATCCTCGACCAACTTGACCCGCGAGATCTCACGAGCGGCCATGTGATCGCGGGCACAGGTACCATTGATCTCGCCGGTGTGGTGGGACCTGTGGGCGGGGTGAAACAGAAAGTCGCCGCCGCTATGCGTGCGGGCGCGCAGTACTTCCTGGTGCCCTTCGAGAACCTCGAGGAGGCTAAGACGGCCGCCACGAGTCTCGAGGTGATCGCGGTGGACGACGTCGACGACGCTTTGAGGGCGTTGGAGGAGATTGCAGGGAGGGGAAATGGCGCTTCCGGAGAATAA
- a CDS encoding patatin-like phospholipase family protein, whose product MTSARGPRPKVGLALGAGSARGLAHIGVLQVLEASGVPVDMIVGSSAGALVGGIYAACRDLAMMERLAMHIKWDHLVDFCFPRMGLIAGERILEFLRVLTGGRSFDDLSMPFAATAVDIETGEELLLREGEVALAIRASIAVPGIVAPVRVGGRLLVDGAVLDRVPARHAREMGADLVIAVSAGGNAGGAPDRHRKEPVHSVFEVITTAIELMELTILRQRIIDADVVIAPDLTDIGPTRLDLAAEIIDRGRAAARAALPRIARVLEEVAAW is encoded by the coding sequence ATGACGTCCGCTCGAGGTCCGCGCCCGAAGGTAGGCCTCGCCCTTGGGGCTGGGTCGGCGAGGGGTCTCGCCCACATAGGCGTGCTGCAGGTCTTGGAGGCGTCCGGAGTCCCCGTCGACATGATAGTCGGGTCGAGCGCGGGCGCCCTTGTCGGCGGGATCTATGCCGCGTGCAGGGACCTCGCGATGATGGAGCGGCTTGCGATGCATATCAAGTGGGATCACCTCGTGGACTTCTGCTTCCCAAGGATGGGCCTGATCGCTGGAGAGAGGATTCTTGAATTCCTGAGGGTTCTAACAGGCGGCCGGTCCTTTGACGACCTCTCCATGCCTTTCGCGGCTACTGCCGTGGACATAGAGACTGGTGAGGAGTTGCTCTTGAGAGAGGGTGAGGTCGCGCTCGCCATCCGGGCGAGCATCGCCGTGCCCGGGATCGTGGCGCCGGTAAGGGTCGGGGGCCGTCTCCTAGTAGACGGAGCGGTCCTGGATAGAGTCCCGGCGCGGCACGCGCGGGAGATGGGGGCGGATCTGGTCATCGCGGTATCCGCCGGCGGCAACGCGGGCGGGGCTCCCGACCGTCACAGGAAGGAGCCGGTACACAGCGTGTTCGAGGTGATAACTACGGCGATCGAGCTGATGGAGCTCACCATACTCCGTCAGAGGATAATCGACGCTGACGTAGTGATAGCCCCAGACCTGACCGACATCGGTCCCACGCGGCTGGACCTTGCGGCAGAGATCATCGATCGAGGCAGAGCTGCGGCCCGCGCCGCCCTGCCGAGGATAGCGAGGGTGTTGGAGGAGGTGGCGGCTTGGTGA